A part of Sinorhizobium chiapasense genomic DNA contains:
- a CDS encoding class I SAM-dependent methyltransferase produces the protein MTPVARRTADIASDWKSNSYYAFAEQQAWTDVFWNPTSQFRRLFEQLDSSKIVDLACGHGRHTARLLDVRSGSDAPETVYLLDVNQENIDACRARFNHDPRIEMYCNGGYDFHPIPDESVTAVFCYDAMVHFEFDAVFSYIRDAARILRPGGRALFHHSNFASAPGADYKENPHWRNYMSRSLFAHAANRAGLSILDQVTINWDEETHLDCLSLVERPVDANLILVARQERKFDFYRRMRRKLKSLVKG, from the coding sequence ATGACCCCGGTCGCTCGTCGAACTGCCGACATAGCTTCCGATTGGAAGTCGAACAGTTACTATGCGTTCGCCGAGCAACAGGCTTGGACGGACGTGTTTTGGAATCCGACATCTCAGTTCCGACGACTTTTCGAGCAACTCGACTCGAGCAAGATCGTTGATCTGGCATGCGGACATGGGCGCCACACGGCTCGCCTGCTCGATGTCAGGAGTGGAAGCGACGCGCCTGAGACGGTCTATCTGCTAGATGTAAATCAGGAAAACATCGACGCCTGCAGGGCCCGGTTCAACCACGACCCACGAATAGAGATGTATTGCAACGGCGGTTATGACTTTCATCCCATTCCGGATGAGTCAGTCACCGCAGTCTTCTGCTATGACGCGATGGTGCACTTCGAGTTTGATGCCGTCTTTTCATACATCAGGGATGCCGCTCGTATCCTCCGACCCGGTGGACGAGCCTTGTTTCATCACTCTAACTTCGCTTCGGCACCCGGAGCCGATTACAAAGAAAATCCCCATTGGCGCAACTACATGAGCAGGTCGCTTTTCGCCCACGCAGCTAACAGAGCCGGATTGAGCATTCTGGACCAGGTAACGATCAATTGGGACGAGGAAACTCATCTTGACTGCCTGTCGCTCGTAGAAAGACCGGTAGATGCAAACCTGATTCTAGTGGCTAGGCAGGAGCGGAAGTTTGACTTCTATCGAAGGATGCGTCGAAAGCTGAAGTCACTCGTCAAAGGATGA
- a CDS encoding TPR end-of-group domain-containing protein, with translation MKRRLTTILSADVAGYSRLMGANEAETLAALTAHRAELVDLMVADHEGRIVKLIGDGMLVEFESVVNAVDCAAKIQKGMRARNSAVPADRRIEFRIGVNIGDVIVENDDIFGDGVNIAARIESFARPGGVAVSAAVREHVGNRLDLIFEDAGEQLLKNIERPVRVYNVVLDAPQAARDRSDRVPATAHKPSIAVLPFNNMSDDPAQEYFSDGITEDIITDLSKISGLSVVARHTVFAYKGTRVTAQRVAAELGVSFLLEGSVRKAGQRLRITGQLIDGTDGRHIWAERYDRNLTDIFDIQDEITQAIVTQLKIRLLPRERKAIEQPATASVEAYNYCLRGRELFHTMTKASLQHARRMFIYAAELDPHFARAYAGIADCDSFLCGFHGVNIPPESLLETCARALELDPDLPEVHASHGYALSTVGRYEEAAGAFERALALDPNSHEAHYFYARHCFVRCDYEKAVEHYERAAEIRPDDYRSPVLAGNALDRLGQPEKKEHLMRIGLERVERNMVLHPESSDAAQLGACTCAALGERDRALDLIARVNAIDPEDARACYNNACAYALLGEQEQAMELLEHSLPLVSPELHAWIRNDSDLDAVRSHPRFQELLKATK, from the coding sequence ATGAAGCGTCGCCTCACTACGATCCTTTCGGCCGACGTGGCCGGCTACAGTCGCCTCATGGGCGCGAACGAGGCTGAAACGCTCGCGGCGCTGACGGCGCATCGCGCGGAACTGGTGGATCTCATGGTCGCCGACCACGAAGGGCGCATCGTCAAGCTGATCGGCGACGGCATGCTGGTCGAGTTCGAGAGCGTGGTCAACGCCGTCGACTGCGCCGCCAAGATCCAGAAGGGGATGCGTGCGCGCAATTCGGCCGTGCCGGCGGACCGGCGGATCGAGTTTCGAATCGGCGTCAACATCGGCGACGTGATCGTCGAGAACGACGACATCTTCGGCGACGGCGTCAATATCGCCGCGCGAATCGAGAGTTTTGCGAGACCGGGCGGCGTGGCGGTGTCGGCCGCTGTGCGCGAGCATGTCGGCAACCGCCTCGATCTCATCTTCGAGGATGCCGGCGAGCAGCTGCTGAAGAACATCGAACGGCCCGTCAGAGTGTACAACGTCGTTCTTGACGCTCCGCAAGCGGCACGCGATCGATCCGATCGGGTACCGGCAACGGCGCACAAGCCGTCCATTGCCGTCCTGCCGTTCAACAATATGAGCGATGATCCCGCGCAGGAGTATTTTTCCGACGGCATTACCGAGGACATCATCACGGACCTCTCGAAGATCTCCGGCCTTTCCGTCGTCGCCCGACACACCGTCTTCGCCTACAAGGGTACGCGGGTGACCGCGCAGCGGGTCGCCGCCGAGCTCGGTGTCAGCTTCCTGCTGGAGGGAAGTGTGCGCAAGGCGGGCCAGCGCCTCCGCATTACCGGACAGTTGATCGACGGCACGGATGGGCGGCACATCTGGGCCGAGCGCTATGACCGCAACCTCACGGATATCTTCGACATCCAGGACGAGATCACGCAAGCAATCGTCACGCAACTGAAGATCAGGCTGCTGCCGAGGGAGAGGAAGGCGATCGAACAGCCTGCCACGGCGAGTGTCGAGGCTTACAACTATTGCCTCAGGGGGCGAGAGCTGTTCCACACGATGACGAAGGCCTCGCTGCAACACGCCCGCCGAATGTTCATCTACGCGGCGGAACTCGATCCCCATTTTGCCCGTGCCTATGCCGGTATTGCTGACTGCGATTCCTTCCTCTGCGGATTCCACGGCGTGAATATCCCGCCAGAATCCCTGCTCGAGACGTGTGCCAGGGCGCTGGAACTCGATCCCGACCTGCCGGAGGTGCATGCATCGCACGGCTACGCGCTCTCGACGGTCGGACGCTATGAGGAGGCGGCCGGCGCTTTCGAGCGAGCGCTCGCACTCGATCCGAACTCCCATGAAGCCCATTATTTCTATGCGCGCCACTGTTTCGTCCGGTGCGATTACGAGAAGGCCGTCGAGCACTACGAGCGCGCGGCCGAGATCCGCCCCGACGATTACCGCTCGCCGGTCCTTGCCGGAAACGCGCTGGACCGTCTTGGCCAGCCGGAGAAGAAGGAACACCTGATGAGAATCGGCCTGGAGCGCGTCGAGCGGAACATGGTGCTTCACCCGGAAAGCTCCGATGCCGCTCAACTTGGCGCGTGCACGTGCGCAGCCTTGGGAGAACGCGACCGCGCGCTGGATTTGATCGCGCGGGTCAACGCCATCGATCCGGAGGACGCGCGGGCATGCTACAACAACGCCTGCGCCTACGCCCTGCTAGGGGAACAGGAGCAGGCGATGGAGTTGCTGGAACACTCCCTTCCGCTCGTTTCGCCGGAGCTTCACGCCTGGATCCGCAACGATTCCGATCTTGATGCGGTTCGCTCCCACCCGCGTTTCCAAGAGCTCCTGAAGGCGACGAAATAG
- a CDS encoding antitoxin Xre-like helix-turn-helix domain-containing protein yields the protein MSSPQPAIVPDRGAAKQEEAVIVKAVVRACEFWKLTNRESAELFDVPIATWNRMKAGDFRGKLDQDKRTRASLIVGIFKGLRLFFNGPLTYEWPKSVNTGPVFNGRTPVATMIDGGIPAMLRVRRYVDGLRGGL from the coding sequence ATGTCCAGTCCGCAGCCCGCAATAGTCCCGGATCGGGGCGCGGCGAAACAGGAAGAAGCCGTCATCGTCAAGGCGGTGGTGCGCGCCTGCGAGTTCTGGAAGCTGACCAACAGGGAGTCGGCCGAGCTCTTCGACGTGCCGATCGCCACCTGGAACCGCATGAAGGCCGGCGACTTCCGGGGCAAGCTCGACCAGGACAAGCGCACGCGCGCGAGCCTGATCGTCGGCATCTTCAAGGGACTGCGCCTCTTCTTCAACGGCCCCCTCACCTATGAGTGGCCGAAGTCGGTCAACACCGGCCCGGTCTTCAACGGCAGGACGCCAGTCGCCACGATGATCGATGGCGGCATCCCTGCGATGCTCCGCGTCCGCCGCTATGTCGACGGCCTGCGCGGTGGCCTATGA
- a CDS encoding RES family NAD+ phosphorylase, translating to MIAEIDFTDPATVRLISTAYITEPAVRPLCDNEDELEILNRLEAQTSARLSPVALPSGVSPTELLNESFGYGWSLINAAFCHARPPGNRFNGEERGAWYCAFGALAGETCQAEIIFHRTRALRDAGNFNDIGHYRELIAGFLCRFHDVRGEKGAAYLDPDPAIAYPAGQALAGTILAKGGNGVIYPSARHPEGECLAVFRPSVIQNIRQGRTITFEWTGSPVPRVLSDMPG from the coding sequence ATGATCGCCGAGATCGACTTCACCGATCCCGCCACCGTCCGGCTGATCTCGACCGCCTATATCACGGAACCGGCAGTGAGGCCGCTCTGTGACAACGAGGACGAACTGGAAATCCTCAACCGGCTGGAGGCGCAGACCTCGGCGCGGCTAAGCCCCGTCGCGCTGCCGTCCGGGGTGAGCCCTACGGAACTGCTGAATGAATCCTTCGGCTATGGCTGGTCGCTGATCAACGCCGCCTTCTGCCATGCCCGCCCGCCGGGCAATCGCTTCAATGGCGAGGAGCGCGGCGCCTGGTATTGCGCTTTCGGGGCGCTCGCGGGCGAGACCTGCCAGGCGGAAATCATCTTCCACCGCACGCGGGCGCTCCGCGACGCCGGGAATTTCAACGACATCGGCCACTATCGCGAACTGATCGCCGGCTTCCTCTGCCGCTTTCATGACGTGCGCGGCGAAAAGGGCGCCGCCTATCTCGATCCCGATCCAGCGATCGCCTACCCGGCCGGCCAGGCCCTCGCCGGCACAATCCTCGCCAAGGGCGGCAATGGCGTGATCTATCCCTCGGCCCGCCATCCCGAGGGCGAATGCCTTGCGGTGTTCCGCCCCTCGGTCATCCAGAACATCCGCCAGGGCCGCACGATAACGTTCGAATGGACAGGCTCGCCAGTGCCGAGGGTCTTGAGCGATATGCCAGGCTAA
- a CDS encoding VOC family protein, which translates to MLHHVEIYVSNLDASHAFWASILAKIGYEESGHWDGGFTLINGEDAYLTFVQVAKKYESHPYHRCGVGLNHLAFKVKSRDVVDALRQYCIENNIRSLYDEKYPFANGGKEYYALFVEDPDRIKVEFVAAD; encoded by the coding sequence ATGCTACATCATGTCGAAATCTATGTTTCAAACCTTGATGCTTCGCATGCATTCTGGGCAAGCATACTCGCCAAAATCGGCTACGAAGAATCGGGCCATTGGGACGGCGGATTTACGCTCATCAACGGCGAGGATGCCTACCTAACCTTTGTGCAAGTTGCCAAGAAGTATGAATCGCACCCATACCATCGATGCGGTGTCGGACTTAATCATCTCGCTTTCAAGGTCAAAAGCAGAGATGTCGTTGATGCGTTAAGACAATACTGCATCGAGAATAATATTCGTAGTCTCTATGATGAGAAATATCCGTTTGCGAACGGCGGCAAAGAATATTACGCGCTATTTGTCGAAGATCCGGATCGAATAAAGGTTGAATTCGTCGCGGCCGATTGA
- a CDS encoding TetR/AcrR family transcriptional regulator, with product MARIIKSPDIRTNELIDCAQRLFFEHGYENTTVNDVIREAGLSKGAFYHYFASKEALLEALAARMARQSLTEMQPLLEDPSLDAVGRLNALFANSRRMKVDMAPQLKNTFNALFKPENIVLYHRIDEALTDVTLPFMTEILRRGQEDGSLDAPDPEAMALMLLNLRLGVVKVMHRALQQAEAGDVESAAAMLDAWMQSYGLAVERILKLPEGSIQVTEPGFARAFLAA from the coding sequence ATGGCTCGAATTATAAAATCGCCGGATATTCGAACGAATGAGCTGATCGATTGCGCGCAGCGTCTCTTCTTCGAACACGGATACGAGAATACGACGGTCAACGACGTCATCCGGGAGGCGGGGCTGTCCAAAGGCGCCTTCTACCACTACTTCGCATCCAAGGAAGCGCTCCTGGAGGCGCTTGCGGCGCGAATGGCCCGCCAGAGCCTCACCGAGATGCAGCCGCTCCTTGAGGACCCGTCGCTCGACGCCGTCGGCCGCCTGAACGCGCTTTTTGCCAACTCGCGGCGCATGAAGGTGGACATGGCTCCGCAATTGAAAAACACCTTCAATGCGCTCTTCAAACCGGAAAACATCGTGCTTTACCATCGCATCGACGAGGCGTTGACCGACGTCACCCTGCCGTTCATGACGGAGATCCTGAGGCGGGGCCAGGAGGATGGAAGCCTCGATGCGCCCGATCCCGAAGCGATGGCGCTGATGCTGCTCAATCTCAGGCTCGGCGTCGTCAAGGTCATGCACCGCGCCCTGCAGCAGGCGGAAGCCGGCGACGTCGAGAGCGCGGCGGCCATGCTCGATGCCTGGATGCAGAGCTATGGTCTGGCCGTGGAGCGGATTCTGAAGCTCCCGGAAGGATCGATCCAAGTCACGGAACCGGGCTTTGCCCGGGCGTTTCTCGCGGCTTAG